The nucleotide sequence TTGTATTTGTGATATGACACGATGAATGTGATGGGCTGATTAGATGCatcgcgacggtcgcgggcgGTGTGCCTCCACTCCCGGGGATCGAGGCGACGTCTTGCGTGACACCGATAGAGGCCATTGCCTTTCAACTGCAAATCAAGGGAGCGCGATGTCATTTTATTGCGCTTCGTGGCCTCGTGGTTGGCACCGTAAAGGACATCGGTCACGAAGCGCAATTAAATGGAGTACTCGGTGTTACGCGAACAGCACGCTCCCGGAATGGGGACAAATTCCGGAGTGCAGTTGTTTTCGTTTTAGTCGCGCGAGACGTGGCCAGATCCCCGGCAAGGAGTGtccccgaggcggcgatcaGTTGGGAGCAAAGTTACCTCCGTACACGAGCCATCCCAGAAGAGTCTTGCTCACCAGCGACTGCACGATGTACGCAGCCTCGACGGAGCAGCACGCGGTGGACGttccatcgtcgtcgacgcaccAGCCGTAGTCGTGTGACAAGAACTGGCACATCTGCGTCAATCCGAACAGGGCAAAGAGCCCGAGTTCGCCAAAGACGATTGCGTAGACAAAATCGGGCGCGACGTTGTCCTCGCCGGTACCGTCAAACTCGCACGTTCCCTGCGACTGGAAGAAGTGCGCGATgatgacgacgaagacgacgcccTGGGTGACCCACCCCGTGAGGTGCGTCGCCCACCTCGCCATCGGTAGGGATCGCTCGACGGACATCTCCAAACCCGGGCACGCCTCCGGGTCCaacgccccgtcgcggcgttcgagaCCGATGACGACTCTGCGAATCCTtctctcgacgacgaggatcctctcgcccgcgaggccgagcatcatcgtcgcccaggtgagcgtcgcgagcgcgaagagcATCCAGGCGTCCATGAGGCCGACCTGCagggcgatggcgacgatcATCACCGCGGCTGAGAAACCGTACTCGACGAAACGTAGCCAAGCCGAGACGGACTCGCGCGTTTCCGAGTCGTTCgtgtcgtccgcgcgcgccacgtccGCGGAGGTGTCGCCGATGACTATGCGCCGGTGGCGCCtgcgtcgagcccgcgccgccaggtcgaagaccgcggcggcgaactgAAACGCGAAGGATAAGGCGAAGAAGCTGACCACGAGCCAGTGGAGCGACAGCACGAGGCCggtgtcctcggcggcgggggagacggGCATGGAGCCCACCTTGGCGGATCTGGGCGGCTCGCACGTCGGGTACCCGGCGTTGGAGTCGAAGCGCGAgagcgcgaggtcgtcggcggcgagacggtcgatggcggtggcgagcaGCGGGGGTATCGGGGGTTGGGGGAGTTCGCCCCAGGTTGCGTGCGAAACCCACAGGGGGTACGTGATGTCGCGCCTCTCTCCGTCCTCCCGCGTGTCGAAGCGCCACAGGAGGATGAAGACGACGAACCACGCGccgtgcaccgccgcggcgatcgcgtttAGCGTCCACAGCGAGCAACAGGGCGGCGCACAGCCGTCCTGGGAAGGGCCGAGACTTCGCTTGTCCCTCGCGGGGAcgaggggcgcgctcgcTGGCACGGGgctcgcgccctcgctcgcttgcgccgcggtgatggaCATGTCTCCGATGCTGCGACGCGGAtatcggcggcgagcgatcgTCGAatgcgcgcgggcgaaccTGAGCGGCGTTTGGCCCCGCTGACGCGGCTTATCAACTCGGCAACCCTTTCTCCTGTCGCGCTTTCCGAGGAAAAATAAATTGACAGGTCCAACGTTTGGCTACGCGCCGTGCGAGTTGGCAATCCTAACGCTCAGCATCCTCCCCAGATGATGCAAGTCGTCCGCGCTGTCGGGGCGGCTGTCGTCGGTCTCCTCATCTCCGTCCTCGCGTCTGCGTTCGCTGAGGGGAACGAAGGGCCTCTCCGGTGCACCCTCGTACATctgccgcggccgcgagatccgcgacacctcctcgcccgccatCTCGATCCACTGCGCTATCCATCCCACGCTCCGCCCCACGGCGAAGATCACCGTGAACATCTCCCTCGGGATACCAAGCGCCCTGAAGCATATTCCGCTGTAGAAGTCCACGTTCGGGTAGAGCTTCCTGGAGATGAAGTAATCGTCGGACAGCGCAACCTTCTCAAGCTCCATCGCCAAATCGAGCAGCGGATCCTTAATCTTGAGGTGGTCGAGCAGCTTGTGGCACATGTCCCGCAtcaagcgcgcgcgcgggtccatcTGCTTGTACACCCTGTGCCCGAACCCCATCAGACGGAACGGATCCGTCTTGCTCTTGGCGCGGGCCACGCACTTGGGGATCCGGTCCACCGTCCCAATCTCCTCGAGCATCGCGAGCACGGCTTCGTTGGCTCCGCCGTGCGCCGGTCCCCACAGCGAAGcaaccccggcggcgacgcacgcgaagGGATTCGCCTGCGAGGATCCCGCGATTCGCACCGTGCTGGTGCTCGCGTTCTGCTCGTGGTCCGCGTGGAGCATCAGGATGACCTCGAGGCACCGACACGCCACGGGATCGAGGTCGTACGGTCGGGTGGGCAGCGCGAACATCATGTACATGAAATTCTGCGCGAGGTTCAAATCGTCTCTGGGGTACACGATGGGTTGCCCGTGCGCCGTCTTGTACGagtacgcggcgagcgtcgccatcTTCCCCACGCACCGCATCCCCGCGAGATCGCGCTTGGCCGGGTCCCTGTAGTCGTGGTCGTCGTTGTAGAAGGCGCTGAGGgcaccgacgacggagacgaggaTGGCCATGGGGTGCGCGTCGTGGTTAAATCCCTGGAAGAATCGGATGAGGTGCTCGTGGACCAGCCTGTGCCCGCGCACCTCCCGCTGGAAATCCCGCCGCTGCTTACGCGTGGGCAGGGtgccgcggaggagcaggTGCGCGCAGTCGGCCATGtcgccgtgctcggcgaTGTCCTCGATGGGGTACCCGCGGTACAGGAGCCGGCCtctgtcgccgtcgatgaagGTGATGGCGGATgcgcacgacgcggtggagttGAAGCCCGGGTCGTAGGTGCATATCTGGGTGGTGGGGTAGAGCTTTCGAACGTCCAAGAACGAGGCGCCCGTGCTGTCCTTGAGGAAGGGCAGGTCGATCACCCTGCCGTCTGCGCGGTCAGAGGGGACGGGGGTCAGCGGTTCGACACGCGTCGCGGGGTGCCCACAAACAACACCAAATCGGGCGCGGGAAAAAGTGACATTCGGCCAGCGCCCCCCACGGTGGAGGCTGGGGACGCACCAGGCAGGGTGAGCGTGGCGGTCTCGGCGGGCTGTTCTGGCATGCTCCCGCTCGCGTGGGAGATCGGTCAGTCTCGCGAGTGTGCAACGAGCTCCGACGCGTCTGGCGGTCTGTCCAACTCCCGAAAGCCGCGTGACAAATATCTGACTCGGACGGTTCCAAAAATCCATGACTCACAGCGCCGAACAGAATCTCTCGGACGATCTCTCGGAGAGACCAAGAGGGCGCGTCTAGGACcgagagccgccgcccttctcactctcggacgcgcgcgggcgcggcacGGAGCTCCGTCGTatcgcctcgcgccctcctccgacCGCGACCCGCTCGCCCCGATACgatcccccgccgtcgcgatgggcAACAAGCAGAGCCACCCGCCCAACGTCTGCGCCAGCCCGGTCAGCGCGAACCCAACCCAGCCAAAGCTCTCGGAGCGCGACGTCACCAACCTCAGCAGACTCTACGGCCACGATAACGAGCTCCTGCAGCTCATGTACGCCGCCGAGTTGCTCCGCGACTGCGCCAAGTGCGtccgggacgacgcgaggtccTACTTCCTCCACGCGCAGCACGCGTGCGACAAGCAGCGGGAGTTTggcgcgaggctgcggacGTTGGCGGAGAGGGCCGAGAGGAGCACCAAGGGAATCATCCACGTGCCCTCGGGCAACAACGCCACCCCGGGGTCATCGTCCGCTCCCGTCCCGGAagccgcggtggtcgccgcgagcccgccttccgcgacgtcgctcgagcAGCCcttcctcgaggacgacgccgacagCCACCCGCTGGACCTGGCGCAGCCGGGGGTGACCGAACCGCTGCtggaggaggtgctcgg is from Micromonas commoda chromosome 12, complete sequence and encodes:
- a CDS encoding predicted protein, with protein sequence MSITAAQASEGASPVPASAPLVPARDKRSLGPSQDGCAPPCCSLWTLNAIAAAVHGAWFVVFILLWRFDTREDGERRDITYPLWVSHATWGELPQPPIPPLLATAIDRLAADDLALSRFDSNAGYPTCEPPRSAKVGSMPVSPAAEDTGLVLSLHWLVVSFFALSFAFQFAAAVFDLAARARRRRHRRIVIGDTSADVARADDTNDSETRESVSAWLRFVEYGFSAAVMIVAIALQVGLMDAWMLFALATLTWATMMLGLAGERILVVERRIRRVVIGLERRDGALDPEACPGLEMSVERSLPMARWATHLTGWVTQGVVFVVIIAHFFQSQGTCEFDGTGEDNVAPDFVYAIVFGELGLFALFGLTQMCQFLSHDYGWCVDDDGTSTACCSVEAAYIVQSLVSKTLLGWLVYGGNFAPN
- a CDS encoding predicted protein translates to MADCAHLLLRGTLPTRKQRRDFQREVRGHRLVHEHLIRFFQGFNHDAHPMAILVSVVGALSAFYNDDHDYRDPAKRDLAGMRCVGKMATLAAYSYKTAHGQPIVYPRDDLNLAQNFMYMMFALPTRPYDLDPVACRCLEVILMLHADHEQNASTSTVRIAGSSQANPFACVAAGVASLWGPAHGGANEAVLAMLEEIGTVDRIPKCVARAKSKTDPFRLMGFGHRVYKQMDPRARLMRDMCHKLLDHLKIKDPLLDLAMELEKVALSDDYFISRKLYPNVDFYSGICFRALGIPREMFTVIFAVGRSVGWIAQWIEMAGEEVSRISRPRQMYEGAPERPFVPLSERRREDGDEETDDSRPDSADDLHHLGRMLSVRIANSHGA